The Pyxicephalus adspersus chromosome 1, UCB_Pads_2.0, whole genome shotgun sequence sequence TCCTGATTTTGCCCTCTATCCATATGGATAAGTAAAACTGTACAATAGATTTTCACATTATAaccaaaaaatatcatttttttttcctttgtaggtATTATGCTGTTCTTTATCCAATGGTATATCCTATGAAGATCACAGGAAATCGTGCGGTGCTGGCTATAGCCTATGTTTGGCTCCATTCTCTCATAGGCTGTCTTCCTCCTCTCTTCGGATGGTCCTCTCTTGAATTTGATAACTTCAAGTGGATGTGTGTAGCTGCATGGCACAAGGAGGCTGGCTATACTGCCTTTTGGCAGATTTGGTGTGCTTTGCTGCCTTTCGTCATTATGACGATTTGCTATGGCTTTATATTTCGAGTGGCTCGAATAAAAGCTAGAAAGATCCATTGCGGAACTGTCGTTATTGTTCAAGAAGCTCCACAGAAGAACGGGAGAAAAAATTCCAGTACTTCAACATCTTCCTCGGGGAGCAGGAGAAATGGGTTTTCAAGTATTGTCTATTCGGCCAACCAGTGTAAAGCTTTTATAACAATATTAGTTGTTATGGGTGCTTTTGTGCTTACCTGGGGGCCTTACATGATTGTCATAAGCACTGAGGCCTTATGGGGGAAGAACAGTGTTTCTCCCGTAATAGAGACATTAGCTACTTGGCTATCATTCACAAGTGCAATTTGCCACCCTCTTATTTATGGACTTTGGAATAAAACTGTACGCAAGGAGCTTCTAAGCATGTGTTTTGGCAACAAATATAGAGATCCATTTCATCAGCAACATAGGACATCACGAATGTTCAGCATTTCCAATAGGATAACAGGTAGGTCCAGCAGGCCTTTTAACCTCTCGAGCTGTAGGCCTGAGTGTGGCTAGGGGTAAAAAAACACAGGCTGAAAAGGGATAACCTCGAGCCacgctcggggtagctaaaaaaaataaataaaaaaagacatacctggtcccatcggcgtctttcagtgtcctgccatcctctggccgggTCTTCTTCGCCGAACTGTCCCCTGGCGAGTCcgctgacgttccccaggagttcccagtgacgtcagtgcatgcggcCATCACTAGGGGcctggcaggaatttcaaattattttgtattgcattcaatacaaaattactggaTTGAGTGCAGTGCactggatttatttgtctaaaagcagtacatgtctttcatgaaaatttattttacagtataatataatagtatgattataataaagtttcaaacacacaaaatcatgtcaaagtttattaaatgtattatttaaatttttttttaaatgtatttattattttgacatgattttgtgttgcacattttaatatactcatactattataatatactgtaaaataaattttcttgaaagacaatgtaccgcttttagacttataaatccagacagaaatgaaccgcccaggctGGTAACTCTTTTACATTAATAAGGCATCCTTCtatgtatattttctatttttctaatttctttgtcaaaataaagtttttacatGTAGGAACCACCGCAACCACCACATTTACTAGGTGCATATTGTGTTGcacactttttgcaagtttttctgTGGCTGCCATTGCTCTGGAACAGGTCACAACAGTAATGCTAGTCAACAAATTGGTTACCTGCCATCTCCATgataatatattcattatttttagcaTGGCTTATGTGCTCCAATTTTATATATCTTAATTAAAAGGTTTATTGCAAACTTGGCTTTATAcaccaggcctgatttattagaggtCTTGAAAGcatttgacaaataatagcaaatgatttctaagaaatccgttccaggtttcctggaccacgcaggttctcccacgatagtctccATGATAGATCTCCTCCAGTCTTCTTCATGTTGGGACTCCTCTATGTTactccagggttctccccaggcacttttagctgggcgcaccacccggcactttttagcacccacccggctgtttttgggtggttaccaaagagtttggtcacaatacaggggctgccacccacctaaaatttcttcccacccggcttaaaaaaatttctggtttGAGCACTGTACTCTATAGAGTAATCCATGTCAGAAAAAGGAAGCTTCCGTTTAAATCCCACATTATGTATGTAatgaatgattttgtttttaataaatgtataatttaatttccTAGATCTTGGTTTATCCCCTCATCTTACTGCActgatggccagtgggaaagACTCGGATCACCAGAGCACTACAACAAACACTGGGATCAGCTATTCAAATGATTCTGGTAAGTTACATTTATCTGtaatttgcatatttgtataaataaactgGGAAAATTGcaacaattaattttttatagGTTCTAAACGTCTTACTAAGCCAGGCTGGTATTGTACGAAGTTTTAACTTCGCTAACATTCTCCCGGACAGATTGTCTGACTGCAGCAAATCCGAGGTTCAAAGACAAATTGTCCAATGCTGAAATATCTCTGGACTCCAGCAAGTTTATTAGTAAAAGATAATACTCAGCATATTGATGTTTTTAATACTAACATCCATAccaatattaaacatttgcacATTAGTGTGTTGAATTATTTCAGTATGTTTTACTAACAAACTTGCTGAAGATCTTGTGGTATTGGACCATTTTTTTTAGCCTTCTTTCTGCTTCTCAAATAGAGTTTGAGAGAACACCCCACTTGTTCCATACATACATATTGTACCagactatggggtctatttataaaatgctgAAAATCTAGTCTCCACCTAAGAGTGTTTCTGTTTCTGTGATTGTAGAAAAAATTGTATGTTGGTCAGAGCTTGGAAAATAAATTGTTCTGGGGAAATGTTTTACTTGTGCCCAAGTTTTTTGTGTATCATTCACAATGTGATGAGTGTCATCTCCTTCATGTAGTAGATACTATCCTAAAATGTTTTGGTATAGATAATTTTGAAAAGTTCAATAATACTTTTGTTTCAGAGTGCATCAACTGTGTAACAGAATGTCTTTGTGAATGAACAgactttatataacaaaaataccagTCATTCCTTAGGAAATGAAGgcctaataataaattattgtcaGCAGGCTTTGGTTTTGattgaaaacaaaaagctgtGCCATATAAAATTACCAAAGTGATTTTCAAATTGCTTTACAGGTCTGTTTTTAAGAATTGAATAAATATGAGCAATTGCCTTCATATTTGTATGTTAGAGGAAAACTATGCATTTGGCTAAGCAGAGCATTTCATTTGCTTACAGTAAAGAACTTAACGGTCTTTAGGggttttaaagcagtgaatgtgacattcactaaaacattccctgatggaaattcttccaggtccatgcttCTCAATAGCAATAATTGATTGTCCATTAGGCAGTGTTTTAATGattgtcacatttactgctttataaatagacccctaagactGCCAGTATCTGTGCCTGCCCTCTAAAACTaagcattttaatttgtttcatcAGAAATTTTCTCTggcattttattaggtttttaggTGGGCAGATGtagttttataaaacaaaatcttcTGTTGCTTATGTATTCTCTGTAGTGTAACATAAGAGACAGTCATCACCTTCTGAGTCTTACCAAATTTCCTTTAAAACGTACCCCTCTTATATTCACCTGTCACCATTCTGTCACAGGGCGTCACagaccatcttcttccttcttttccttattgagctctttgaccatcttgattggccgggccaggattATGTAAGGCCTGCACAGGTGTTGGGGAGTTCATCCACtcccagcaagtgcaggggaagccacaATTGCTAGGTATCCTGACAAAACTGCACAGATCAGTATTCCTGATAGATCCACTGAACGATCTTGAAAAGAATAAtgcttattgcagaggggacatagCCTGTCCTAATCCTCAATATTGCCCTACCTGATCCAAAAGTTGAACTTTTGTTGctattataatattacaaagtatttttatagcgccaacatattatgcagcaatttacaaagtcaatagtcatgtctctagctgtccctcaaaaaggctcacGAGCCTTTCTAAAAATTAGTTTGTAAATAGGTGTTacctttttacagttttacaaatTGTGTGCGTATGGTTTATAAAATATCCTCcgtttttattatgcttttatttttattttgttttattgtattgaaatAGTAATAATGTTAGGCCCAGCGGTGGGTGAAGCTCATTGCAGACACCTTGCTGTTGTACCCTGGAGACATGCGCTGTGTTTTGCTTTTCATCCCTGAGCTTAAATTAGGTTTCTGTGTCAATGATTATGGAAAATCCCTTGAAGCACCACACCACGGCCATTAATCTTTAATATGAtgctgttttcattattttgtttaatattttattttggttataaTGTTTTGTAGGTACTGATGTAATGCTGCTGGATGACTACAGCTCTGATAGCACCCAACAACCCCGTATTCACTATTCAAGAAGGAAAAGTTCTGTTACATTTGAGGATGAAGTGGAGCAAAAAAATGGTACATGTGGTGTGCATTGTTTTAGCTCCTATACACGTAtgccccccccttttttttttaatgtttactcaCTTAACTTATAACGAttttgttcagtattttttatcATAACGCAAGGATAGTGCTATAGATAAGTAGACTGGACTAAAGGACTTATATTGGGGATGTGTGCCTAGCATGTTTTACCCGATGGTGTCCTTAAAGAGGGGGAAGCTTGTCACTCGTGCACAACAGGCTGAACCAGTGTCCAGTGGAGGAAATTTGGTTGACCAAGATGAATGTTTTGAGTGAATATCCTCTTtcttaacaaatgtattttactaatATAACATTGTTGTCCTTATTTTCCACAGATGTCGGCAAAGCATCAGCAGAGGAAAATCCTTCAAACTTATCTTTGGAAACCTTTGCATTCAACTTGGCCAAAACAATAGAAATGGATGCAAAAATGATCTTGTTTGGAGAGGAAGCAATGCATACAGCTTCTGCATCGACTGCTGCAGGACATTCCGGTACAAGCCGAGGGGGCAGGAATCATTTAATTCAAAAGCAGAAAATTGTCCTGCAGAGTATTGATGAAGGGCCTGTTTAACAAATTTACAATTGAATACAGTATTAATAGATATGAGCTTTACAATCTGTGGATTATGATTGATCGCTCAAATCTGTGTTTATTCTTTTCAGCATATTGACCAATGCATCATAGATTGTGCATCATTTCTACTTGTGGGATTAGAAAGATTGCTAATACCCACTAAAgcagaatgcaatttttttttctttgctatgcAGATAGTGAGGAAGGGTGACCAgtggcccttctgcaatatttttttttttgttttgtgttctgtATCCCTGGAACTGTGATACCTAATTGGGGAAAATCTGGGGAAAACATGATGCAAATATCATAGTCATGCAACGGGAACAATAACTAGCATAGCGTTAACCACTTGTAAGTATGCCACTGCTATTGCTGATCTTCCAATAATTCTTTCTGTAAAAGTGCTCCAGAGCAGCATTTGTCATCTCCATTTTTTGTGGCCAGTAATGGATAATAATTTCCATATCTTATCATGGAATACATAGGCTGCCATTTAATCTGCATTCTGCTTGTTTGCTAATTCTGCTCTACTTGCCACAACCAAAAGCTGATTTGGAGAAATGCTTCTTTTTCATCAAAGTGCAGTAATCCGTAactgcaattttttctttattactattACAGTGAATTGAATGATTGTGGATTGGTTTTCATTATTACACCCTCATTTCTTACACTGCCTcactaaaaatatcacatttgctTGTATTTGCcatatttatgtacatacatacacagcaAAAGTACAGCAATGTGCAATAATCAATACCAGATGGAACCACAGAAGGTTGAATACTGTGTACTGACTGTCATGGGTCCATGCAGACTGTTTCATGTTCTAAAAGGATCATTCCATCAAATGCTGATATTTCATGCTGTGGTGGACTGTTTCCGGCCATTGCctgacttgcttttttttttacatattactcTTAAGTAAAACCCCAAGTGTGCTATACAGGTACACTTGATGGCACTGCATTTTTAGAAgatattctttcttctttagGAATGTTTTACCTCTGATGGTACTGTtagtcttttgttttgttttttatatatatatctacagcaCACTTTATGTTGCAGCTGGATTTTATACAaccttgtgtattttttttatagcattagaTTTTGTGTTTACacgtatttattttatatatacttagaTACATTGAATGTGGCTGTTAAAAGGGGATTCTTTCTATATCGAGGAAAGGTGTTCTGCGCCAAATGCATTTCAAGTAATTTATTAGTATTTCTTTGTGCTTATTTGACATGGTGCTGTCAGtagtgttttttatatatcagtattgcaaaaaaatataggtAGAACACACCTGAacagcataatatatatacagcatattagAGAAGTTCAGGTGAGCAACAGTATGAATTATTCATGTGCATTTTCTTCATTATCTTTGTGGAGGATATCTGCATTTTTGCCGACATTTAGAGAGATTGATCAAGCGGCTTTCCAACATAATTCTTGTCATGTACTGCACATCAGGCTGCCTTTATATTTCTCAAGAATTTTAAGCAGTTCTTTGAGTTTGCCTTGCAATCCTATAGGACTGCTTTAGTTTGTAAAGATCTCTGATTTGCTGTTGCACATAACTCTTGCCTTGTATTGGCACAATGCTACTTGGAGGGCTGAGGGCAATCAATACAATCTCTATTCTAGTTtataggaattttatttttttgttttcttagtgaATATTACTAGTTTCATGAGCCTGCAGGCTTACTCAAGTAATGTCAGGTTCCAAATGATCAtgtttcagtgttcaacccagatattttttaaagatgggtggcagcccctgtattgtgacccgagtcttcagtatccacccaaaaacagccaggtggttactgaaaagtgccggttggtgcccccggctaaaagggtctggggggaacactgtgTTTAGAGGCATGATTTGTTTGTCATAACagttagtccctgggttacacgcgagataaggactgtaggtttgttcttaagttgaatttgtatgtaagtcagaacaggtacattattttaatagatgcaaatattacagatatttgtcccaacatattattaggcagcttggtgtcagttactgtataaaatccttactgtgagttaatcacaaacaaagcaaaaaaaatctgcaatctgtccccctcccccccatcaagcctctgtcctgcacaagatTGCAACAAGTTGTtgttcgtatgtcagatgtccttaactcgggcactacctgtatattattatatatatttttttttttttttgctatattatgTGCAATGTTGCAgagtatgtatttgtatacactGAGCACAATTCCCAGTGTATATGTGCACAATTGGTACTTTTTTAAGTTATAAGAACACTACAGTAATGGGTATcccaaaaagtgttttgtttttgtgcctAAAATAGAGTTTCGTATGTTGGCCATATTCACAATTCCTTTAAACCATAGAATGTTATGGCTGgtcaatgaaatgaaaaaataaatttaattggattttatttcatacccataatgtttttttctctacttggAGTTGTCGTTATGGGAATATTTAGCTTTAGATCTGATGATTGAAAACAAAGTCAGATTTAAATCTAGTGAACAGAGCAAAAATTCCTCATAAATCCTGGTGTGAGAGAAATGTAAGGGTTTGTAAAAATGCTTGTTCTGAATTTGGAATTTATCATCTGCAACCTTGTTTAGATCTTTGATTAAGAAAACTTTAAAACCGTTGGATCTGGATTACtgcaaaacattttgtgttttaggtgGTACACTTGGAGAGATTTTACATGGGGAGAAGAGGTAGAAAGATAGGCCTTGACCATGGGAATCATTAGCATTATTGGGTTTATCGCAGCATATTTTTAGCATATGTAATAGTAAAACCAACAGTTCTCCTCATGATCTGAGTTATAGTTTGAGCCACGTGTGTAGTTCATGTATGGCAAGCAGATGTATGCAGAACAGGGGCTGTCTAGTCCTGTCCAGTGTGCCATCAATGAGTGTTTCCCATAGTCAATGCTATTTTACAGATTGGGCATTATGTTGTAATGTCTGTGTTCATAGCTGGAAAATTGCTAACTTGACATGTTACAAACAATTACAACACATTGTTTAAATATTGGGTGACTTTTAGGCCTTTCCTGTCCCTACAAGCCACTTTTTTATTGGCCCGTTGTCAGACAGCATTGAATATCCTTATTCAGTTTTTAGAAATTCGTAATTACCTTGCCTCCCGAAATTCCTAAACAGACTTTATAGCGGTCTTTGTTCATTTTTACTTGCAGTCTTGTGTTATGGAGCAAAGTGGTGTTCTTTTTGAAGGTATTTTTCCATTGATAGAGATTTGTTCATGTACATACACAGGTGACTCTGGCCATCAAATGTTTGCATTTGATATCCATGATCAggtaacatttaatatattgtgaACATCTTTTTTATAGGATGACCATTGGGAAGATTATGGTGCTGCACAAATGTATTACTACTAGCAAaagtttattaaagcttccaaaaaacatgtttatatttgaAAGCTCACATTTACACTGCACCCCCCTTACCTTTCGCCAAAATATCAGTGTGGTGCTAAACATAAAAGGTTTGCTATTGGGAAAGACTGTATTCTGGTACCTATACGTAGTTACTATATGTAATGATTGAATTCAGTGttccaatttatttaatatacatagatttgtgtatttttcctttatatgtaCATGCAGACCAATCTGTCCAGCAGAAATGGCAATGACGGGAATTGAAAGattgtaaggctacgtacacacgttagatttttgtcattggaaaggatctttcatgaacctttccaacaacaaaaagacCGAACGAgcgctttacatacagcacagttctgatctatagagaggggagggggaagaacaagcgagcggcaccctactgcacTCCCTTCCCTTCGCTTGCGCAAATTGCAGTccttcgtggatctgccaggactgatCAATGAATGACGTCGGACAAATGCCGTACACGTCAGATTCCCATACGATAGTAGCCCTGAAACAATAATTGGACAAGAaacatctgacgtgtacatagccttaaccCTGCCAAGGTGCCTATAATATTTCTCCTATTCACAcaggttcagttttttttaactgatactGTAGCTGCAGAAGCGTACCTGGTCGTGTTAACTTTAGCTGACTCAGCATGTAAATTTACGGAACACTTTAAATAAAGGTATGTGGTATTTCTTACCAATCACCAACAATGgtattattgttttacattaccagaatgcaatatttttgtgctaGTCATTGAAGAGGAACTAATTATCTGCTTATAATATAAGCTGCTACCCTAAGTCATGTAAGAAAATAGGTACAGTGAAAAGCTGGCTTGTGTTGGTTCCCTAAATGTAATTCCAGAAGCCTTTAATGGAAGCTTCCATTCCACATATCATGTGCCTCTGACTAGCTTTCAGCGGCCAGAAAATTGCAGCTTCGCATTTAAGCTTTTCACACAAGTGTTCTATTTTATCATACTGTAATGTATTGGTTCATAACATGCTACTCATCTGCCTTGAACTGGTTAGCGTGTTGTTGGTACATTTGTTTCttctatgccttttttttttcttatattttttactGGTTCACAATTTTTGTAgcatatcattttatattgtgtttttttatgcattgctttttttttgtacagatgtgtaaatacatttttgtatgagTTTATGTTGACCATGTTAGTtgtcaataaaacacatttagttAATAAAAGCCTTTtgagtttattttacaaaaaccaAAACTGTAAACCAAAGCAACAGTCTATGTAACAAATGccttacatgtgtgtgtgtgttgaaggAAGGACAACCAGTTAACTGATGACAGGGTCATGGGAATGTAGAGCTCACTGATCAGTTTGGGAGGGGTAGACCAGTCCATCTTATCTAGTCCCATAGAAGAGCTACTCTAGAGCAGATAGTGAGAAATCTGCTAGCTAAAGAAGTGTTTAGCTGCAGACATGAGAGTGCCCATAGTGTCCACTGCCTTGGGCACAAGTATCAGAACTGGAGTATAGAGCAATGGAAAAAGACCTGATTTGATGAATATCCCTTTTAAACATGTGCATGACTAGGCACATGTGCTTAATTTACCAGAGAAGACATGGCTGTAGAATTGGTTGCCAGCCCCAAAACATTTCACACAAGTGTACAAGAATTCTTATATGTTCTATATGTACTTTGCTTTACTTTGTACTATAAAATTTTTGCCAAGGAACAAAAAGCCAACATGAAGGGATTAACTATGTTTATTAAACAGCAAATATGAGTATTATTTATAGTAATTAGGTTACATATTGTTTATCTAGGCGCTTTCATGGTTGtaccatatttttacattttttttttaaaggtgagcTAAACCTGTCCTCTTTACAGGGTGTTTCCATCTTCGTTTCCTGAAGATTATCTtctgccatctttattggccgggCCTGGGTTACGTAACTCCCATGCCAGAATGCAGGACTTCTTTCAGCACGCACAATGGAAGCCGGGAttgttgggtatcctggcaaacaGAGCTAAAGTTACGCATTcaacttcagttccactttaaactttaaactaaacCATAATTGGTGcctgccagatttttttttagagttcttTCAATTGCTATGGCTTAAATATGTTCTCTAACAAACCCTGAAATCTTCCAGAAACTGGTGTATGGGATCTAGAGGTCCTGTGGTACCTAAATTGCATAAAGAAGCAATTAAACATGACATCTTTAAACATCTAGTCACCTAATAGATTATTTACGTGTTCCACAACAAAGGGAGTGGGTTTGTATATAGTCACTGTATTGTCTACAAaagtaatttctttaaaaaaaaaaagtatataaaaaatcacataaacataTATGCAAATTACATTGTAGTTTAATGGTATTggatatacaaatttaaaaaccatTATAATCaaaattttgtttcaatcagcATCTGGTTTTCCTAGAAGTTTGCATTATGATACATGAAACTTTTAGATATTAGTTGCTTTAAGGCAGGCATGCC is a genomic window containing:
- the GPR161 gene encoding G-protein coupled receptor 161, which gives rise to MSINSSGDNGVGSETTENGATVVAESIAIIIIDILICLGNLVIVVTLYKKSYLLSLSNKFVFSLTLSNLLLSMLVLPFVVVSSILREWIFGVVWCNFSALLYMLISSASMLTLGIIAIDRYYAVLYPMVYPMKITGNRAVLAIAYVWLHSLIGCLPPLFGWSSLEFDNFKWMCVAAWHKEAGYTAFWQIWCALLPFVIMTICYGFIFRVARIKARKIHCGTVVIVQEAPQKNGRKNSSTSTSSSGSRRNGFSSIVYSANQCKAFITILVVMGAFVLTWGPYMIVISTEALWGKNSVSPVIETLATWLSFTSAICHPLIYGLWNKTVRKELLSMCFGNKYRDPFHQQHRTSRMFSISNRITDLGLSPHLTALMASGKDSDHQSTTTNTGISYSNDSGTDVMLLDDYSSDSTQQPRIHYSRRKSSVTFEDEVEQKNDVGKASAEENPSNLSLETFAFNLAKTIEMDAKMILFGEEAMHTASASTAAGHSGTSRGGRNHLIQKQKIVLQSIDEGPV